A single Brassica rapa cultivar Chiifu-401-42 chromosome A04, CAAS_Brap_v3.01, whole genome shotgun sequence DNA region contains:
- the LOC103865363 gene encoding uncharacterized protein LOC103865363, which yields MSPPALIVFEDGLTNKWSNDEWQSLSVSPGENPNPNSNFNFLAKNAALQNQLTVSRPSVKDESFRVVLPMAMSPPRDTAVPLPVLPQPMMKQRKKLGHQETMFSEEQEENFKCSAFCLSLSGFGKQKPVRSPKSEDSPIKKKTIKASSFSNSAVSLSASLEKFECGSWASTTALARENGRLYFDLPVEMIKCGSGGGGDVQEPVSLGFFFDKETGSPALRSVLKTSLSVRQQRGSVEMSPQRRVRFSTTSSVSCPTSPRSCITPRLLKARDDFNTFLAAQNA from the coding sequence ATGTCTCCTCCAGCGTTGATTGTGTTTGAAGATGGTCTAACCAACAAATGGAGCAACGACGAGTGGCAGAGTCTCAGCGTTTCTCCCGGTgaaaaccctaaccctaactcTAACTTCAATTTCTTGGCGAAGAATGCAGCTCTCCAGAACCAGCTGACAGTTTCCCGCCCATCTGTAAAAGATGAAAGCTTCAGAGTTGTCTTACCTATGGCGATGTCTCCTCCAAGAGACACCGCCGTGCCGCTACCTGTTCTTCCCCAGCCGATGATGAAGCAACGGAAGAAGCTTGGCCACCAAGAAACCATGTTTTctgaagaacaagaagaaaattTCAAGTGCAGTGCCTTCTGCTTATCTCTCTCTGGTTTTGGGAAGCAAAAGCCTGTTAGGTCACCAAAAAGCGAGGATTCTCCTATAAAGAAGAAAACGATCAAAGCGTCATCGTTCTCTAACTCTGCTGTCTCCCTAAGTGCCTCGCTTGAGAAATTTGAGTGCGGCTCATGGGCTTCAACGACTGCTCTGGCCCGAGAAAACGGCCGGCTGTACTTCGATCTTCCGGTGGAGATGATAAAATGTGGAAGTGGAGGTGGCGGAGATGTGCAAGAGCCGGTGAGTTTGGGTTTCTTCTTCGACAAGGAAACAGGAAGTCCGGCTTTGAGAAGCGTTTTAAAGACTTCTTTGTCGGTAAGACAACAAAGAGGTTCGGTTGAGATGTCACCGCAACGCCGTGTTAGGTTTTCGACCACGTCCTCTGTTTCATGTCCTACTTCGCCAAGATCTTGTATCACCCCGCGGCTGCTTAAAGCTAGAGATGACTTCAATACGTTCTTAGCAGCACAGAACGCGTGA